The segment CCACGGCGGCGTTGAGCGCAAGAAGGTTGGTCTGGAACGCGATCTCCTCGATCACCTTGATGATCTTGTTTATCTCGCCGGAGGACTTGCTTATCGCCTGGATGGCGTCCAGCAAATCTTTCATGGCCACGGAGCCTTTTTCAGCCCCTTCGCCAGCCAGGTGGGATATCTTGTTGGCGTCCGAGGCGTTGTCCGAATTCGTGCGGCTTTGCGAGGTGATCTGCTGGAGCGCCGCCGACGTCTCTTCCAAAGATGAGGCCTGCTCTGTCGCCCCTTCGGCCAGGGCCTGGGATGCGCTGGAAATCTCGCCCGAGGCCGCGCTTATCTGCGAGGAGCCCTCGCTCAATGTGTTTATTATGCGGATCACCGGCTTGACCACGGAGCGGTTGATGAACAGGAACACGGCGCCGAACACCGCCAACGCGAAGACCGAAAGGGCGGAGTTGAGGATTATCGTGTTGCGCGAGTCCGCCAGCGTGATGTCCGCGGCTTCCGTGGAAAGTTCGCCCACCACCTTGGATATGTTAAGCGAGGCGTTTATCGCCTTTGTGGAGCGGCTGATCCATTCTCCGGCGGTGACAGGGTAAGGGACCGCTTCGGCGCTGGCCTTGAAAATGTCCAGCCGCAGCTTCTGGTACTCGCCCAAAAATTCCTGTTCGAAGGCGCTGATGGCGGAAGAGAGCTTCGGGGGAGTGTTCTTCAGCCCTCTTAAAGCGATAGTCTTGGCCGCGGCCTGGTCCACCACGGCGCGGAACATCTTGAGCTTTTCGAGCGTCTCCGGCGGGATGGGGGCGCCCGAGCCGATCACGTTGCCCAATTGCGCCCGCTCCCTGCCGGCGTATTCGGCCAGCGCCGCCACGTTAGCGCGCAGCACGCTGTTGTAATACAGCACCTGTTCGGAAGGATCCTCCGGCGCGAAAGCAACGTCGCGCAGTAAAAATTCCGCGTCTATGTTGGCGGTGGCCTTTGCTATCCAGTCCGGCGCCGGGATGGACTTGCCTTTGACGGCGGAGCGGGAGGACTTCACCTCCTCATACGCCTTTTTCCACGCGCCAAACTGGGCCTTGAAGTCCACGCCGTCCCGCTCGGACAGCAGCTTTTCGGACTTCAGCGCCGCCGAGTTGGCCTCCGTGTCGCCGTTGCGCCCAACTTCGTCGAAAGTCGCAACAAGCTCCGCCGGGGGCGTCTGGCTGCCGATGATGGTGGCGCCCACGCCCCGTTCGATGGCCTGCCACCCGGCCGCGGCGTTCAGATGTCCGGCGATTTCGTTCATCTGGTCGTAACGCTTCGCGTCACCGCGTTGGCGCAACGC is part of the Nitrospinota bacterium genome and harbors:
- a CDS encoding bacteriohemerythrin: MISLMLVVSLVLAALLVTEALRQRGDAKRYDQMNEIAGHLNAAAGWQAIERGVGATIIGSQTPPAELVATFDEVGRNGDTEANSAALKSEKLLSERDGVDFKAQFGAWKKAYEEVKSSRSAVKGKSIPAPDWIAKATANIDAEFLLRDVAFAPEDPSEQVLYYNSVLRANVAALAEYAGRERAQLGNVIGSGAPIPPETLEKLKMFRAVVDQAAAKTIALRGLKNTPPKLSSAISAFEQEFLGEYQKLRLDIFKASAEAVPYPVTAGEWISRSTKAINASLNISKVVGELSTEAADITLADSRNTIILNSALSVFALAVFGAVFLFINRSVVKPVIRIINTLSEGSSQISAASGEISSASQALAEGATEQASSLEETSAALQQITSQSRTNSDNASDANKISHLAGEGAEKGSVAMKDLLDAIQAISKSSGEINKIIKVIEEIAFQTNLLALNAAVEAARAGEHGKGFAVVAEEVRNLAQRSAGAAKDTAAMIAEAVKKAQTGVEIAGKAGGAMSGVIEGVKKVGSIVQDISQASTQQTTGVEQVNVAVSQMDKVTQNNAASAEEIAAASEELNAQAESLNDVVKDLIRLVHGSDTHAAELLFHSKGGDGGVLLEWDDDVFSVGVPEMDRQHKKLVDIINEMHHQVRTGGSHANIGSVLDGLMEYAQTHLKNEEAFLRKNNYPDFDTHKKLHENLLAKAGRLYGKFKAGDTALATDIMMFLKDWLVHHIQGVDKKYGVYINSRA